Proteins from one Nicotiana tabacum cultivar K326 chromosome 23, ASM71507v2, whole genome shotgun sequence genomic window:
- the LOC142177258 gene encoding uncharacterized protein LOC142177258, with protein MPEVEKEAVQVYLQTQDLWVLYTDSESNIFGSGLGLVLKIPTGKVIRQSIRCPDMINNEAEYEDVIAGLRLALKYGAKQLKIHCDSQLVVNHVTGTFQIKEQRLQKYQIKICKVLPEFDKCQLDQIPCGKNTEVDGLA; from the coding sequence ATGCCTGAAGTCGAGAAGGAAGCCGTCCAAGTTTATctccaaacacaagacctctgggtCCTATATACTGACAGCGAATCCAACATTTTTGGATCCGGACTGGGACTCGTGCTCAAGATCCCTACAGGCaaagtaattcgccagtccataagatgCCCAGACATGATTaataacgaggccgagtatgaggatGTAATTGCAGGATTGAGGCTAGCACTCAAGTACGGGGCAAAGCAGTTGAAAATCCATTGTGATTCCCAACTCGTTGTCAACCATGttacagggactttccaaatcaaagaacaaagatTACAAAAATACCAAATCAAGATTTGTAAGGTGTTGCCGGAGTTCGACAAATGCCAGCTCGACCAGATCCCCTGTGGCAAGAATACTGAAGTAGACGGCCTCGCCTAA